Below is a window of Herminiimonas arsenicoxydans DNA.
AGAAGAGGTTGCGGTTCCTTTAATGGTCCTGTTCCATGGCGGCGGCGGCAGTGCGGAAAAAGTCGCGCACTTTCTGGAGCAGCATGCAGAGCAGAATCAGTTTCTGTTGATGGTGCCACAGTCGATATATCCGACCTGGGATATCGTCATCGGCGGTAACGGCCCGGACTTGCATCGACTCAATACGGCACTAGCGAAAGTCGCCGAACATTATTTTATCGACCCCGACCGTTTCTGTTTTGCCGGATTCTCGGATGGCGGCAGCTATGCGATGTCTATCGGTCTTACAAATGGCGATCTGGTGACCCATGTAGTCGTGTTTTCCGGCGGCTTCATGTCGGTCTTCATGCAAGAAGGCGCTCCGCATATATTCATTACCCATGGTCTGTCTGATGAACAACTGCCGATTGAAACCAGCGGGCGTCCGAACGCACAAAAGATGAAGGCTGCCGGTTACGATGTCACGTATCTGGAATTCAACGGCAATCATTCCATACAGCCGCCCATCGTCGAGCTGGCCGTCAAATTTTTCCTGACTAAACCGGCAAACCGATGAAACCATGCCCCCCGTAATGTCGGCCGCCTGATGCAGTGTTCATGGTTTGACGGTATGCTTGTATCGCATGTTTTGATGTGACTCCGATTTCAGTCAGTAATATTTACTTATGCAAGGAGTAAAAGATGAAAAAAGCCGTTGCCAAAAAATCGGATGTGAAACGCAGGCAGATTGCCCCGCTGATCACACCTAGCGATCTGAATGCCAAAGCGACCAAGGATATTGCGGGCGCCATGAACGGCGTACTGGCAGATGTTTTTGCGCTTTATCTGAAGACCAAGAATTTTCACTGG
It encodes the following:
- a CDS encoding putative alpha/beta-Hydrolase (Evidence 3 : Function proposed based on presence of conserved amino acid motif, structural feature or limited homology; Product type pe : putative enzyme), encoding MIDPSLMGRLSFAHTQPTKPPLQPGRHSLGIAEERDTFLYVPKGLEEEVAVPLMVLFHGGGGSAEKVAHFLEQHAEQNQFLLMVPQSIYPTWDIVIGGNGPDLHRLNTALAKVAEHYFIDPDRFCFAGFSDGGSYAMSIGLTNGDLVTHVVVFSGGFMSVFMQEGAPHIFITHGLSDEQLPIETSGRPNAQKMKAAGYDVTYLEFNGNHSIQPPIVELAVKFFLTKPANR